One segment of Nostoc flagelliforme CCNUN1 DNA contains the following:
- a CDS encoding lysophospholipid acyltransferase family protein codes for MDKNREPFISLALYHAFKWSVVSPMLHAYFRGQIYGTENVPQSGPLLVVSNHASYFDPPIVSNCVRRPVAYMAKEELFKIPVLAQAIKLYGAYPVSRGNADRNAIRSALEYLNNGWAVGVFLQGTRTPDGRITDPKRGALLLAAKAKAPILPVSVWGTEEILQKGSSLPRAVPITVRIGNLIDAPSSSNKEELEALTQKCATVINEMHDLGR; via the coding sequence GTGGACAAAAACCGCGAACCGTTTATCAGTCTGGCACTTTACCACGCCTTTAAATGGTCGGTCGTCAGCCCCATGCTTCACGCTTACTTTCGGGGCCAGATTTATGGTACGGAAAATGTCCCCCAATCAGGGCCGTTGTTGGTAGTGAGTAATCATGCTAGTTATTTTGACCCGCCAATTGTCTCCAACTGTGTACGCCGTCCAGTAGCGTACATGGCTAAGGAAGAGTTATTTAAAATCCCAGTTTTGGCGCAAGCGATTAAATTATACGGTGCTTACCCGGTGAGTCGAGGAAATGCCGATCGCAATGCCATCCGTTCCGCCCTAGAATATCTTAATAACGGTTGGGCTGTCGGTGTCTTCTTGCAAGGCACTCGCACCCCAGATGGTAGAATTACAGACCCCAAAAGAGGCGCACTGCTGCTAGCGGCGAAAGCAAAAGCCCCAATATTGCCCGTGAGTGTCTGGGGTACTGAGGAGATTTTACAAAAAGGCTCATCCCTACCTCGCGCAGTTCCCATCACCGTGAGAATTGGTAACTTGATTGATGCTCCCAGTTCCAGTAATAAAGAAGAATTGGAAGCTTTAACACAAAAGTGTGCCACGGTAATTAACGAGATGCATGATTTAGGAAGATGA
- a CDS encoding AI-2E family transporter — MSGFEAKNFWERLNNLALVRFLLLVASGWAIVQLLAYFEAVIVIFTFAAILAFLLSYPVQWLRHFLPHGVAVGVVFLFSIVIIGSLIITVGLTVLSQGQQLIDSITGFVNSLIPLLEQLEGFLRNRNLQINLSFIQEQLRNQAVSSLVTSLAVLQGFMTNFLTFILIAVVAFFMLLDGDKLWSFTIKIVPKQRRNRFTKIIRRSFLGFFRGQLLLSAFLTSTTFLVFLILKVPFALILSVIVGILDIIPGIGATLGVSTVTLVVLSQGVWLALKVLIACIVLQQIQDNLISPRIMQDALNLNPVVVFFALLVGAKVAGLLGVFISIPIAGVIVSLFEIDEMKAEV, encoded by the coding sequence ATGAGCGGCTTTGAAGCCAAGAATTTTTGGGAGCGATTAAATAATCTGGCGTTAGTCCGCTTTTTACTTTTAGTTGCTTCTGGCTGGGCAATTGTACAACTTTTAGCTTACTTTGAAGCGGTCATTGTTATTTTTACATTTGCTGCAATTTTGGCTTTTTTACTCAGCTATCCTGTACAATGGCTGCGACATTTTTTGCCCCACGGCGTAGCTGTTGGTGTCGTTTTCTTGTTTAGCATTGTGATTATTGGCAGTCTGATAATTACCGTTGGCTTAACGGTTTTATCTCAAGGACAACAATTAATTGACAGTATAACTGGCTTTGTAAATTCTTTAATACCTCTATTAGAGCAGCTTGAAGGGTTTTTGCGAAACCGGAATTTGCAGATAAATTTAAGTTTCATTCAAGAACAATTACGAAACCAAGCTGTATCTAGCCTTGTTACCAGCTTGGCTGTTTTACAAGGATTTATGACGAATTTTCTTACATTTATATTGATTGCAGTTGTAGCTTTCTTTATGCTACTGGATGGAGACAAACTGTGGAGTTTTACCATAAAAATAGTACCAAAACAGCGACGCAATAGATTTACAAAGATAATCAGACGCTCCTTTCTTGGATTTTTTAGAGGTCAGTTGTTATTAAGTGCATTTCTCACAAGTACGACTTTTTTAGTTTTTTTAATATTAAAAGTACCTTTTGCTTTGATATTGTCAGTGATAGTCGGAATTCTTGATATCATTCCTGGCATAGGAGCAACATTAGGAGTAAGCACAGTTACTTTAGTTGTGTTGTCTCAAGGTGTTTGGTTAGCATTGAAAGTATTGATAGCTTGTATTGTCCTCCAGCAGATACAAGACAACTTGATTTCGCCTCGAATTATGCAAGATGCGCTGAATCTTAATCCTGTAGTAGTATTCTTCGCTTTGCTAGTAGGTGCTAAAGTTGCAGGTTTACTAGGAGTTTTTATATCTATTCCGATCGCTGGAGTCATCGTATCTTTATTTGAAATTGATGAAATGAAAGCAGAGGTTTAG
- a CDS encoding DUF2288 domain-containing protein, whose translation MSDLRAELTEILDEAEWEWLIPHVQRDAVILVALELNLVDVGVAIASDNIPSVEQWIDQQLIAKPTIVQVGEWNGERTKRFNTLIVQPYVLAQEIVAA comes from the coding sequence ATGTCGGATTTAAGAGCGGAATTAACAGAAATTTTGGATGAGGCAGAGTGGGAGTGGCTAATTCCTCATGTACAACGAGATGCAGTAATTTTGGTGGCACTTGAGCTAAACTTGGTGGATGTTGGAGTAGCGATCGCCAGTGATAACATACCATCAGTGGAACAGTGGATTGATCAACAATTGATTGCCAAACCCACGATAGTACAGGTGGGAGAATGGAATGGCGAGCGCACTAAGCGATTTAATACTCTCATCGTTCAGCCTTACGTTCTGGCGCAAGAAATAGTTGCTGCTTAA
- a CDS encoding flotillin domain-containing protein: MFTDDHAQKRSLQIAQEQESAKLEQKLQVEALKAQKEREIQESKDREAATVRRTKILQEQSIEEEEIRKKLSVQQSQIEADISLEERNKQLNVAQALQKQESELAEISRQQSVESGKLKAQVQIAESERVAKLAQEDVAIAIANKKRESFVAQAQQAKAEESVKTAGEVEKAERNKRLSVIAAEREAEERSISDRNVVEIDAFRRRRQAEIAQQAAELEAEAIRTLAAANRDKVLAEAEGIQAKITAENSISNANLSAKIITTIWPELADKLPEIVTALAPQPGVLGDTRIYSFPGANGSSGSQDINKLLLSTSGLSLINTLLDEGKLGELIGQISQVVRGNNPVIADTKSHISLETITTPTLIENATKTD; this comes from the coding sequence TTGTTCACTGATGATCATGCCCAAAAGCGATCGCTACAAATTGCCCAAGAGCAAGAAAGCGCTAAATTAGAGCAAAAATTGCAAGTAGAAGCATTAAAAGCCCAGAAAGAACGCGAAATTCAAGAATCTAAAGATAGAGAAGCTGCAACAGTACGCCGTACCAAAATTTTGCAAGAACAATCAATTGAAGAAGAAGAAATTCGCAAAAAATTATCGGTGCAGCAAAGCCAAATTGAAGCTGATATTTCCCTAGAAGAACGTAATAAACAACTAAATGTAGCACAAGCACTGCAAAAACAAGAATCTGAGCTTGCAGAGATTTCACGTCAACAAAGTGTAGAATCTGGAAAGCTAAAAGCACAAGTGCAGATAGCTGAGTCAGAACGAGTGGCAAAGCTAGCTCAAGAAGATGTAGCGATCGCTATTGCTAACAAAAAACGCGAAAGCTTTGTTGCACAAGCACAACAAGCCAAAGCCGAGGAATCAGTCAAGACAGCAGGTGAAGTTGAAAAAGCCGAACGCAACAAACGCCTATCGGTGATTGCTGCGGAACGAGAAGCCGAAGAACGGAGTATTAGCGATCGCAACGTTGTAGAAATCGACGCTTTCCGCCGTCGTCGTCAAGCAGAAATCGCCCAACAAGCAGCAGAATTAGAAGCTGAAGCAATTCGCACTCTAGCAGCAGCTAACCGCGATAAAGTTTTAGCCGAAGCAGAAGGTATTCAAGCAAAAATTACCGCCGAGAATTCCATCAGTAACGCCAACCTCAGTGCCAAAATTATCACTACCATTTGGCCAGAGTTAGCCGATAAATTACCAGAAATTGTCACCGCTTTAGCACCGCAACCAGGAGTTTTAGGAGATACTCGGATTTATTCATTCCCTGGTGCAAACGGCAGTAGTGGCAGTCAAGATATTAACAAATTGCTATTATCCACAAGCGGACTTTCCCTAATCAACACTTTACTTGACGAGGGAAAATTAGGCGAATTAATTGGTCAAATCAGCCAGGTAGTACGTGGTAATAACCCAGTAATAGCTGACACAAAAAGCCATATTTCTTTAGAAACTATCACGACACCAACTCTAATCGAAAACGCCACAAAAACTGATTAA
- a CDS encoding OB-fold-containig protein, with translation MLFSPANLPYWIFLGIGVLLFLFMIISRGGGQDVDADVDVDADFDADSNNELSFGQFLGWVGFGKAPLILLVATDLSLWGVLGWMLNVLISGTSNNITAFVGSVILFCSLMIMPKSDRYKLPKSKKALN, from the coding sequence ATGCTGTTTAGTCCAGCCAACTTGCCCTATTGGATTTTTCTGGGAATTGGAGTCTTGCTATTCTTGTTTATGATAATTTCCCGCGGGGGAGGGCAAGATGTTGATGCAGATGTTGATGTAGATGCAGACTTTGATGCAGATAGTAATAACGAATTGAGCTTTGGGCAATTCCTGGGATGGGTAGGTTTTGGTAAAGCACCACTCATATTGTTAGTAGCAACAGATTTGAGTCTGTGGGGCGTTTTGGGGTGGATGTTAAATGTTTTGATTAGTGGAACTTCAAATAATATTACTGCTTTTGTTGGAAGTGTTATATTATTTTGTTCACTGATGATCATGCCCAAAAGCGATCGCTACAAATTGCCCAAGAGCAAGAAAGCGCTAAATTAG
- a CDS encoding endonuclease MutS2 produces the protein MIQSETLELLEWHRLCQHLATFAATKLGATAARHLKIPDYQIQSEQLLEQTKEVYQLETRLTTGLSFEGIQDIGDSLERAERSGVLAGDELLAIATTLAGARNLRRVIDNQEDLPILTDLVADLRTYPELEQEIHRCIDERAQVTDRASQKLGEIRTDLRRVRSQITQKLQNILQAKSGAVQEQLITQRGDRFVIPVKAPQKDAIPGIVHDTSTSGATLYVEPNSVVPLGNQLRQIIRREQAEEEAVRRALTELVAAVKPDLERLLAIATTLDLATARSRYSYWLGANPPRFIQREDSEIITLRNLRHPLLVWQQQHEQGQPVVPVDLLINPLIRVVTITGPNTGGKTVTLKTLGLAALMAKVGLFVPAREPVEIPWFDKVLADIGDEQSLQQSLSTFSGHIRRISRILEALGNREEENLEIPTPHSPLPTPQSLVLLDEVGAGTDPVEGSALAIALLQYLANHAQLTIATTHFGELKALKYEDDRFENASVEFDESTLSPTYRLLWGIPGRSNALTIALRLGLKPEVVQQAKTQVGEATDEVNQVIAGLEAQRRRQETKAAEAQSLLQQAERLYKQVSAKAASLEERESSLRASQEIAVQQAIAQAKGEIAQVIRRLQKGTPTAQEAQQATNALNQIGQQYQPATPAKPKAGFMPKVGDRVRIPKLGQIADVITAPDEDGELSVRFGLMKMNVKLQDVESLDGQKAEPVVKPKPAPAAVTPPPQNVPEIRTSQNTIDLRGKRVADAEYILDKAISEATGPVWIIHGYGTGKLRQGVHAFLQQHPRVNNYEPAEQADGGTGVTVAHIK, from the coding sequence TTGATCCAATCTGAAACCTTAGAACTATTAGAATGGCATCGCCTCTGCCAGCACCTTGCCACCTTTGCGGCAACTAAGCTGGGGGCGACAGCTGCGCGTCATCTGAAAATACCCGATTATCAGATCCAAAGCGAACAGTTGTTAGAGCAAACCAAAGAAGTCTACCAACTGGAAACTCGCCTGACCACGGGACTGTCATTTGAGGGAATTCAAGATATTGGCGATTCCTTAGAACGGGCAGAACGCAGTGGAGTTTTGGCAGGAGATGAACTGTTAGCGATCGCCACCACCCTCGCTGGTGCCAGAAATTTGCGCCGTGTCATTGACAATCAGGAAGATTTGCCGATATTGACCGATTTAGTTGCCGATTTGCGGACTTATCCAGAACTAGAACAGGAAATTCACCGATGTATTGATGAACGGGCCCAGGTAACTGACCGCGCGAGTCAAAAACTGGGAGAAATTCGCACAGACTTGCGGCGAGTACGCAGCCAAATTACCCAAAAGCTGCAAAATATCTTACAGGCAAAATCTGGCGCAGTTCAAGAACAGCTAATTACGCAACGGGGCGATCGCTTTGTCATCCCCGTAAAAGCACCCCAAAAAGATGCCATCCCCGGTATTGTTCACGATACCTCTACTAGCGGTGCCACGCTATATGTGGAACCGAATTCAGTAGTGCCTTTGGGCAACCAACTGCGGCAGATAATTAGAAGAGAGCAAGCGGAAGAAGAAGCGGTTCGCCGTGCTTTGACTGAACTTGTAGCCGCAGTCAAACCAGATTTAGAGAGATTATTAGCGATCGCTACCACTTTGGATCTGGCAACAGCTAGATCGCGATATAGTTACTGGTTAGGAGCAAATCCCCCGCGATTTATCCAGCGTGAAGATAGTGAAATCATTACCTTGCGGAATTTGCGACATCCTCTGTTAGTGTGGCAGCAACAGCACGAACAAGGGCAACCAGTAGTACCTGTAGATTTACTGATAAACCCGCTAATCCGGGTAGTGACAATTACCGGGCCAAATACTGGCGGTAAAACTGTAACCTTAAAAACTCTAGGGTTAGCAGCATTGATGGCCAAAGTGGGTTTATTTGTCCCCGCCCGTGAACCAGTAGAAATACCTTGGTTTGATAAGGTGTTGGCAGATATTGGCGATGAACAATCTTTACAGCAAAGTTTATCCACATTTTCTGGACACATCCGCCGCATTAGTCGGATTTTAGAAGCATTGGGGAATCGGGAAGAAGAGAATCTAGAAATTCCCACTCCCCACTCCCCACTCCCCACTCCCCAATCACTCGTTTTACTCGATGAAGTCGGCGCAGGAACCGATCCAGTTGAAGGTAGTGCCTTAGCGATCGCCTTGTTGCAATATTTAGCTAACCATGCCCAGCTAACGATCGCCACTACTCACTTCGGGGAACTGAAAGCCCTGAAATACGAAGATGATCGGTTTGAAAATGCCTCTGTAGAATTTGACGAAAGTACTCTCTCACCTACTTACCGTCTGCTGTGGGGCATCCCTGGACGTTCTAACGCCTTAACTATTGCCTTGCGCTTGGGATTAAAACCAGAAGTTGTACAACAGGCAAAAACCCAAGTTGGAGAGGCCACAGATGAAGTTAACCAGGTGATTGCTGGCTTAGAAGCGCAACGCCGCCGTCAGGAAACCAAAGCTGCGGAAGCCCAAAGTTTGTTGCAGCAAGCGGAACGTTTATACAAACAAGTATCCGCAAAAGCCGCAAGTTTGGAAGAAAGGGAAAGCAGTTTGCGGGCTTCGCAGGAAATAGCAGTCCAACAAGCGATCGCTCAAGCAAAAGGTGAAATTGCCCAAGTGATTCGTCGTTTGCAGAAAGGTACGCCCACAGCCCAAGAGGCACAGCAAGCAACCAATGCATTGAATCAAATTGGCCAGCAATATCAGCCAGCAACGCCAGCAAAACCAAAAGCTGGATTTATGCCCAAAGTAGGCGATCGCGTCCGCATTCCAAAATTGGGACAGATCGCAGATGTGATCACTGCTCCCGATGAAGATGGGGAGTTAAGCGTTCGGTTTGGGCTAATGAAGATGAACGTGAAGTTGCAAGATGTAGAATCTCTAGATGGTCAAAAAGCCGAACCAGTCGTCAAACCCAAGCCAGCCCCAGCAGCAGTAACGCCACCACCGCAAAATGTCCCAGAAATTCGGACTTCCCAAAATACCATCGATTTGCGTGGTAAACGGGTAGCTGATGCCGAATACATTTTAGATAAAGCCATCTCGGAAGCTACAGGCCCAGTCTGGATTATTCACGGGTATGGTACTGGCAAACTGCGACAAGGAGTTCACGCATTTTTGCAACAGCATCCCAGAGTTAACAACTACGAACCAGCAGAACAAGCAGATGGCGGCACCGGTGTTACCGTTGCTCACATCAAATAA
- a CDS encoding DUF3038 domain-containing protein: protein MLKVMHSAANSATPNSQWEDLIKLPAPNTVQWDNIKTQLDLVLLALETLTGIGSEAMLSAATDLNLESRVPDRVALWRLRQSNPLRKGQGGRKKLDVEEARSLVLIICYLAKQHQELIRRAVGLLEQMAENNREPHQAALLGDYIDAFCNTYQERMEEDEKISTDLLTNLALKLLVNLLFYSAPGGHRRLWLALIDRSTKF, encoded by the coding sequence ATGCTAAAAGTTATGCACTCGGCCGCCAACTCAGCCACTCCAAATTCCCAGTGGGAGGATTTAATCAAGCTTCCAGCCCCAAACACAGTTCAATGGGACAATATCAAAACCCAATTAGACTTAGTGCTGTTGGCGCTAGAAACCTTAACCGGGATTGGTTCAGAGGCTATGCTTTCGGCGGCAACTGATCTGAATTTAGAGTCAAGAGTGCCAGACCGCGTAGCTTTATGGCGACTGCGCCAATCAAATCCCCTACGTAAAGGTCAAGGAGGGCGAAAAAAGCTAGATGTCGAAGAAGCGCGATCGCTTGTTCTGATCATCTGCTACCTAGCCAAACAGCACCAGGAATTGATTCGCCGCGCTGTTGGACTGTTGGAACAAATGGCAGAAAATAACCGGGAACCTCACCAGGCTGCTTTACTTGGAGATTATATTGATGCTTTTTGCAACACCTACCAAGAGCGGATGGAAGAGGACGAAAAAATCTCAACAGATTTACTAACCAACCTGGCCCTAAAACTGCTTGTAAATTTACTTTTTTACAGTGCTCCTGGTGGGCATCGCCGTCTCTGGCTAGCACTTATAGACCGTTCAACAAAATTTTAG